GATTTTATCTGGAAATTTGACAAGCTATTGCTAACTAAACATAGTGATGGTGAATGGTGTTGTCTTTTTCGCTGTAGGTGTCAAATCTCAAAGTATTTGGTGTATGGTTAATTTTCATTCAGATCGGGCAATCAACCATTAAGGCGTATCTCACCGCTTTTCAAGCTAAAAAATTCTATCCGCTTCCCATAATCGCCTCAGCATTTGTACGTTGAgcattttttcttcttttttgttaTTATACGAAACACACTGATAAGAATGTAGCCTACTGCGGCACCATATTTTGCATCATACATCTTATTACAGGTTGCTATTCAACCTTTCTTTGAGGTGTTTCGTTTTGGAGTAAGGCATTTATCCACTGTAGCATGTTCATATCTTACATCTTGTTCGTGTAGTTGCCAACCATCATATATGTGTTTGGCACCCGTCGATCCATAATCCCTAGGCAACGCAGGTCCCGAACTGAACAGTATATCCGCTTCTCGTTATCTAATTGACATAGAACTGACTCTATATAGCCCTACTTTCAGCCATTTCAGCCAGTTGCCTCAACAACGTGAATATTTGGCTATCACTAGATGCCCAAGCTAACAAAACAGTTCTCGGTGGTGCTATCATGCATCTCTTTGCGCTTCTTAATCCCCTTGTTATTGCCTTTACACTCGTCTACTATGGAGCTTGTTATGGTAAGCGCGAACGTAGCTTGACAATTAATTCTATGGCCTAATGGGTATAGTGGTTTGGAAGCGACAGTTTATCTTCGTCTATGGTAGATTATATGAAGTAAATGGACGTCGATCGAGTATCAGAATTTTGCGATATAGCTTGGACGCCCTCGTATGTAAGTAGTCTTTTGCCGCTCTTTCTTGCCTGCTAATTGTTGTATAGTGGCGCAGTTTGTCCTAtttgccttcttcatcttgagtCAGTGATTTTACAAATGAATTTATAGGCAAGGCTGACTTTTTCTAGACGAAGCTAAAGGTCACGCGGCTTCTACTGGGGTCTTGTTTGTGCTTACCTTGGTAGAAAAGCTAATGTAAGTCTATCGTATTGGACTTTTGAGGAAATTTTGTATTGATTACGCCTCAGCATAACGCgggctttgaaaaagagatttgaTAAGTGCgcaaagatgaagcttTGATTATAAAATCCTAACATGTGTAAATTAGGCTGGATCACGAAGAAGCAGATCTACTTTGTCCGCCTGTAACTCCATTAACGCATTCGACTCATAGTAACAGCAATGGGTCCGAATACGCATCTTCAGATGAAGACGACAACATCATCGATAGCCATAGGGCGAGAAACGACAAATATAGAACTTTACGACACAATCTTGGTAAATGGATAAAAAGTTGGAATAATCGACACAAATTCTTTTCGTTTCGCAAGTCAATTCCTTTTGACCGGACCATCTTTCATAGTCTTGATTCAAAAATTCATTTTGATCCCATACCGTCTTCGAATACCCCGCTTGATAATTATCTTATTGCACCATCCTACCCTACACCCATTTCTGACAACCAACGCATAGTTGTTCCACACCCACCTCTTCCCCCATGGGAAGATATTCCGCCATATCATCGTTCTAGAGGATACAATGATCAACCTGCTTACACGGAGGATTTTGATCGgttcttgcttcttcaacgCGACCCGCGTTCAGTCATTGACTTGGACGACTGCATTGAAATGAGGTTATCCCTCACTTCCGCCAATGGAGGATCAGGTAGAATGGCCAACTGGCCGCCAAGCTTCAGTgatcaagaggatgagCTTAAGGATGAAGGAAGGCCATTAACATTGAGGTCAAAAATAGAACCCCTGTCCACTACGTCGCATCATAGCAACCAGAGCGATCTGATGCCCGAAACTTCACAGACTTGGATATCAGACCGAATGTCTCATTTCGCACGTCGACACACTGACGGCATTGCGGAGAAATATTTGCACCCGACAACTTCTTCGGCTATAGTAAATGATACTTTAGATAGTGAGATTCCACTAAAcactttttcaattttctcTCTACCGACGACAGAAAGCCCAAAATATTTAGACGCTCCTACCAATTTTGAGCAGCCATCCGTGTATTCTGCTACTGGCTCAGCGTTTTCCCACACAAAAGGAACTGAAACTCGCAAATCGTTTCCCGTTGTTCTGGGTAGATCTTTGTCAGGACGCCGACCAAGCAAAACTTCAGCGACCACCGCGAACAGTACAAAACCTCTCACTCCGAGCTTTAGTCGTTCTCCCAGTGTCTATTCCTCTATTCGAAAAGCAAGTTCCATGTCTGCTCAACAACAAGCTTTGCTTGATGAAGTaatagaagaagaaaaactAGCGAGCAAGAATATgagcgaagaagaggctgaagagatcaatcaagaaaaagaagagttttTGAAGGAGCAGGAAAAAAGAGGGGAAGGAACCACTAACGAAGGGGTAATGGGGTTGTCGAGGAGGCGTCCAAGAACTGGCACAATACTTTCATTAAACAGTGTAAGATCTTTCAGGAGAGGTGCCATGGCGGAATCAACAGTGGAAAGGCAAGTTTCCACTTCATAAAGAAACATGTTTTAGATTAACTATGATAACGCAGAGATTCAAGCTATAACTAGCCGCTCGATGACAATATGGGAAACATCCCATTTATGACGACTGAAAACCTGTTCAGCCGGGTGTTCAAGACTAGTATGATTACTGTGTACTTAGTATTCTATCGACCTATTCATGATTTACGTATATAATGAATGCTACTCCATATATTGACATGAAAATTATTATCAAATATTAGAAATAATGCACTAATCACTTATTTGTGCACTTGGAAAGCAATGCCTGCTACATACACAATAGGAGCAAGGAAGCATAAATGGCAAAGCCTTCACATCAATAATATGGGGCATTGCTTACGTAATCAAGTTTATTACAATGTCTTATATTATTAGTATAGTTATACTTGTGCATCTATTTCAACTATTATTACACTCGTTTCATTTCACTTTTCTAATGACACATTACAATTAATATCACTCATTGTCAAAATCGTCAGCTGAGTTTGTGAGAAACTCTTGTCTCTTTATTCCAAGTAACAACCAACACTTGAAGGATAGAAGATCAGCAATGACTGATTCAGAGGCAAGCTCTCACGCGTCTATCTATTTGACTCATCACTGATTAAGAACtagtcttttcttgaaCTAGATATCAAAATGGATGTGCAACTCCTTTCAGATCGAGCGACATTACCTACCCATGGCTCTGTGTTCGCTGCTGGAATAGACCTTTACAGTGCAGAAAGCAAAACTATACCGGCTAAGGGTAGAGCGCTTGTAGATTTGCAGCTCTCTATTGCTGTTCCGCCAGGCCATTATGGTCGTATTGCTCCCAGAAGTGGTCTCGGTAGGTCTGAAGCCCTTTAGTTGTGAACAAAAATACTAAGATTGCTGTTTATCGACTCTAGCCTCGAAACATGGTATCCAAACGGGAGCCGGTGTTATTGATTCAGACTATCGCGGACCAGTCATGGTTTTGCTGTTCAACCACTCCGATGTAGACTTTGAAGGTATTTCACGTCCTAGACACTCTCGTGACATAGTTGCGCTGACACGACGTAACTAGTCAACCCCAAGGACCGTATTGCTCAATTGATTCTTGAGCGTATTTCCGTACCAAAACTAATACAGGTTGAGGTGAGTGTAGCCAGACGAACACCTTGAGAGTTGTGTTAATTGTCTTAATCTCAGTCTCTGAACAAAACCACCAGGGGCGCAAACGGGTTTGGATCGACTGGTGGATTCGGGCCTGCATCCAAGAAATTGAAACTAGAAGATGGGGAGGCCGCTAAACAGCCAGAATAATAATGCAGGGCTATGGTTTTATATGAACTATACCACATTCTGCTTTTCACAACGGATGTACAAATGTTGCGCTGCAGGATTGGGCAAGAAAACCTATCTAAGTTTCCAAATTTCTGAACGAGCCCGATCCCAAACTTGATGTTCAAGCATAACATCTTCGGCATCAAGCGCCATCTCCAAATCTTTCTTGGGTGTCGGATGTATAATCAGTTTCGCAAAATGACCAGCCGAACGAGCGCGAGCAAGTTGCGAAGGGTTGATCACCAAAGAGGAATCAACAATCTTGACATATGTCAGTCAATTCTTCTATGCGAGAGACGCTCACTTTTGAGAACTTATTAAGCTTGCTTGGAAAGATAAGAATATCAGGGGCTTGCTCCAACTTCAGCAAAGAGTAATGAGTTACATCCAGATTAACATCCTCTGCAAGATCTTCTGGAGGAGGGAAAAGTGGGTAAAAACTGCGTTGGTTGAGTACTTGCCGTATGTAACCCGCGAAGGTGTCCATGACCGCATTGGCATTAACCTCAGAATCAGGATCGGCTTCTTCAGCTCTCATAAATACTTGAGCTTGGTtaagatggaaaagaatatcCACAGAGGTTAACGCAATGGACACCTCGTTAATGCAGAAAATGCAAGGATTAGGAAGAACCTTAATTTTCTATGAAAGGTGAGCACCAAAGCCGCACTTCATACAATATTGCTTACTTTTGGAATGCCTAAACCTTCCTTCTCAAACATCGATTGAGGAAACGCCATATGTTGTGACACCATATCTCGTATACTTGGAACGAGGAGAATGACAGTTCCGGAACTATTTTCAACAACAGTTTGCAGACGGTTTGAAATCTGATTCCGAAAGATTTCTGCTGGAGTCTGGCTCACTGCACATCCTTTAATGGCAGGATGCTGAGAGTCAACGAACGGACCAATCTGTTTTAAAAACAGTAAGCTTGCAAAAGAATTAATCCGAATACACATACTAGAAGGAGGACATCAGGTTTCTCTTCTGTGACTTTCTCAATTAAAGTGTCAAGCGGCTCATACGAAAGGCTGTCGTTTAGTGTGAAAGGACCGGCTGCGATGATAATCGTGATGGGCTCGCCATTCAATTTCGGGCCATACTGATAAGATATGAGATCTGAAGCTGAAGACTGCATGAGAAGACTTGGGGGTGACTGCGCCATGTAATTATCAGATAGCCAATCAATCAACACAAAATACTTGCCATCAAAATTTCCTCCACAACAAATTTCTCGCCACCTCCATTTCTGCCCTTGACACAGACGCAGCAGCCAGAATACAATGGAAATCCTTGAACGCCAGGTGCACCACCTCTGACTCTAAGTTTGTGTTCAGGGAATTCTAAAGCTATACGTTTACCTGCGCCGATAAGTCttgaagattgaagatggaaagaactTTTTAATGAGTTCTTGTCAACCTTGGAGGACGTAGCACTTGATAATATTCGCCCAACAGTGTAGATGCTCTCATCTGAAATGAAATGGGGGTCGCCGAGTTCCATAAGACCATAAGCCTCTTTAATAGATTCTGCGTAATCATCGATCAGATCATCTAAGGCTTCACTGCGTTCAGAAATTTTCTCAAACATGTATCGGTAATTGTAGTCGGAGGAGTCTATCAGCGAGGATAATTCCACTCTAGGCTTGGAGTGTTGCTTGCTGCCTGATGAcgagaaagatggaagatgcGGATTGAGTGTCTCAACTAGGTTTTGTGAGCCTGCATAAAGGTTAAGTGGTTGTAtttttttggaagaagagctaTACAGGGTGGCATTAGTGACGAATAGATTAAGTGATAACCTACAAAGTCTCTGCTACTGAAGGACTCATTGGACTTGAGGGCACTGACAAACCCATAGAATCTTTGTTAATGGGAGTGGCCAGAAAAGCGTTATTGGTAGATGAAGCAAGCTGGGAAGGTCCAGGGCGATAGCTACTTGAGGTTGGAGGGATAGGCGACTTTTTGTGTGGTGTTGTAGAGTTGACTCCCGATATAGTTAATCTGTTGTCACCCGAAGAATCGTAAACAGTGGCTGAAGAAGGAGCATTAGGGGTTTTTACATGGCGCACAGGGGTAGCAAACCCTCCTAAGCTAAGAGCTGTGAGCAAAATTAACAAAGTAGATGGCAGAAAAGGCAGATACTTACAGGCCCTCCAAATCACCCAAGTTTCCTTTTACTTTCTTGACTCCAACTGCAACTTTTGGATCATTgctcaaagaagatatacGGTCCGTGGCGCCTCCCATGCTAGTAATTGTCTTGGTCTGTTGCTGGCGTTGCAAATCTGTCCGGAAATCCTTCACAGAGTCAATTGTCATGGTGGATAATTTAGAGCGCAGCCCCGATGGCCTTGACATAACGAATGCTTCATATTTGTAATACAAGTCATGAGCATTTAGGTGATAGAGACGAAGAAGGGAGAGGCCTAGAATGTATATGAGTAAGAGATATTGTGAATGCACTCCACACTAACACTCCGTCATAACATCAGGATGCTCTGTCAGAGCGTTGCCAAATTGTTTGGCGAGCTCCTCTCTGTTGATGGTTTCTGAAGACGACATGAGCTGTTGTTTCTTGACGTGCTTAAACAGAAAGTGACGAgaggaggaaaaaggaaaaataaatatatTTTTACATCCAAAATAAAGTACAAAAAAAACGCGTTTTTCAACGCGTCTTAAATGACAACATTACGTAAATGATAGATGCATTCTTTATCACCTTGGTCTTTTAAAACCAGGAGGAAAGACTTGTCTTGCATTGATGTTAATACGAGCTGTGGATATCCACTGTTTGGCAGCTCTCATCTGCGGCGAGTCATTTTGTTCCAATTGAAAATGCGATGGCAGTGTGCCTTCCATAATACGTGGGATCCCTATAAGAAATGAAATTAGTTGAAATCAACTTCTTTGATCTAGCTCATACTAACCATGGTATGATTGTCTGCCTGTTCCGCTCATAATCAACATATCGCCTGATCTCAAAATGATAGGAGTAGGAGTATCATTTCTAGAAGCAGTACCAAGCAGCAGTATGGCAGCGTGACCAAGACTACAGGAGGTTAGATAAGGCGAGAGTTTCGAAGACTTGACTTACGATATAGACACAAGTGGACGAGCGGGGTCAAGCCTAATTCGCATTCAATGGTCAGAATTGTTTTGAGAGTCAGCAATGTATCTTACTCTGCGCGATCAACGTGGGCCATCAAAGTGTCATTGAGCTgataaaagttgacaatTCCAGTATCTGGCTCTGcacatatatatatcaacaTTGATAACTTAACTCGGAACTTGCTCACTATAGTTCTCGGACCAACTTTGGTAATGGTATGACGACGCCTCGTCTTCCGATAAATCACTAAATACTTGTTCCCATGGTATTGATGCCACAGCAGAGGAGCATATATCGGCAAGGGGAGCAGGGAAAGGGATTGGATCATCCAGCGCGAAATTGTAGGACTTGGTAGACCACTTGAAAGAACGCATGGTAAGTTTTGATGCTCCATGCTACTGGCCAACTGCTATCCTCACTTGATAGATCCAGCCTAAATTTGCCCAGCGAAGTTCTTTCATCAACCTTTCAGCTGTTTTTATCCCTAGTTTATCACTAGGGACATCTCCTGTCCAGTTCTTGTTCCGGGCAATAATTTCATCGTATCCAATTACCGATGCAGGCTCTGTGTCATTCAATGTTCTGCTTTTGGGTTGTGATTTTGAGGCCGAGTGTTGCGAATCGATAGCTCCAGTCATGTGCTTGGGATAGACATTTGCTTGAGGATTAGATACGTACAAGTCGAAGAGATTATCTGGTAGATTGTAGTGGGTTGTTAACGAAAGAGGGTTCGGTGGAAGTGTATATCTGGCGAGGGAATCATGGAGAAATGTCAGCTGCTGACTGACAGACATATAATCCGGGATAAGAATACAACCTATCACCTTGATGAGATTGTATTAAGACTTTAAGAACAGAGCAGCACTTACCTGGAGCGACAACATAGGCAACTGCTCCATCTTTCAGTCTGAGCTTGGAGAGATTTGATGTATCAAGATTTGCTCGttctcccttttctttctcttttccttgttttgacttttttgcTTGGTTGTTTATGAGTTCTGTTTCATTTTCAGGACTCCACCACCCAGCTTGCCAGacctcatcatcctcttgtGCTTGTGACCGAGATAGATCAATGAGACGTTCTTTCCattggagaagagaagggtAGCGGTTCAGGTATGCACGATTCTTGAAGTGCTTTTCTGCCAGTCTGAAAGCAGTATGGGTTCGCTCTGGTATAGCTTCGCCCATCTGGTGTCGCTCAAATGATTGAGGCCAATTTGTGCTTTTGTCGACAAATATGTGCACTTTTAAAATAATTCgttgaaaaaaaagtccAAATTATCACAATTCTCCCCGCCTTAGTTGATTTCCGGGCAATGCATCTAATCAGCATCGTTTATCGGCATTATGGACATTTTCGTATCATCTAGTGGCTGCAACTATGGCGTATTAGATGATGGGTATCCCTGTGAACCTTGGAAAGACAATCTAAATGCTTTCGAAAGATTGTGATCTTGACAAAAACTATCATCTCTATAGAGGCTGTGACAAACTTGAGACAGAAGCGACGACAATAGATATGATAAAATGGAGACTAATGACAGCATACAATCCAACTGAAAACATTAAAGAAACCAATGCATCATCGCGTATGAGACCCTCAGGGCAGAGACAATGTAATCACACATTTACAATTTGACCTAAGAAAACAGGTCAATGAACAATCATTGCCAGTCAAAACACTAACCTGCTTGAGTCCATCCTTCCACATAGTGAAATAAGGGGTGACACCATCCTCTCTGTAATTCTAGAGAACAGTCAGTGTAGTAAAAGCCTTTAGGAAGTAATGTAGCGTACAAGCAACGCAACCATGCCGTCAGGGTTCATGCTTTCGCCAGTGTAAAATTCAAAGTCTTTGAAGTTCGCTACGACTCTCTTGGCGAAATTCTGAGCTCCCTGCTCAAAAGCGGAAACTCGGTCTGGGTTAGTTTTCTCGAGGTGGGTCTTGACCCTCTTCATGTAGTCTTTAAGATGGGTCAAAAAAGACTAACCAAGAAATGAGCATTAAGATAATCCAAGCAATGATAGTCTTACCTTTTTGTCGAAAGTAGTAGGCTGCAGTCGGAAAGAGTGAACAacattgttgacctgcGTAGCACCATCCTCAAGAGCCTCGGCCGCCTCTTCAGCGGATGGGTTAGCGCCTGTAAAGAACTGTGAATTCACTTTGCTCGCTTAGTCAAAAGAAAGCAGGAGTACCAATATCAATGTCACCCTCTTTGACGACAATGTTGGCACAGTCAACCTCGTaaacaatgtcatcaacTAGCTTACTATTGACTATCAGCGCCAAAAGTTGCTACAGCATAAGCGCTACTTACATGGGAAAGGCATCGGAGAACATCTCATCGCCGGTAATGATGTCTTCGTAGAGCAACATTGTGACTGTTTTTTACGAGTTTAATAGAGATTATTTTGatgcaagaagaaaagaaagaagacaaatTTCATGAGAattttttccatttttaCCATTACGTAAACTGTGTCTTAAATGTGAGCTGTCATGACAGGccattgtttcttttttgaaCATATTCATAATGTTTGTAAACCGTTCTTTagcatcatcatctacTCTTTCAAGCCTCGTCAAAGAATCTCGCCAGGCATCGTTAGAGCTCCAGCGAAATAGTGGTCAGCAGAGCAAACAGCGGAATGACTTGCAAAAGTCCAAGGTATCTCTAAGTCAACAAGCCCGGATAGAGCTTGCAAAAGACCTCAGCTATGCGACCTCACTACAACTTTATCGCAAGAAGGCTGCTTCCAAATCTCCTTCAATATTAATAAAAGAAAGCGTCAGAAAAGACATATCCCAAAAACTGAGAAGAAATACAAAGCGAATGTTGTCGCAATCTATTGTTCTTCCTGGTCTCACTCCTTCAACCAGAAAGCCCAAGAATGCCATACGTACGAAACGAAGCATCTGAACAAGGAATATATAACTGCCTACTGATGTTTGTTTCAGATCAGGACGCAACTATCTCCCATCAAAATCTACATAAcatctcatcctctgaGCAATTTGGACAAATCTCCGCTAACAAAGTTGAGGTTGAAAGTAAGTTGCTTGAATTTGGTATGGCGTATTCTGACAGACTGTAGAGGTCGCGCCTttacaagaaaagaagatcGCTCGGTTACGAGACGGTCTTAGTAGAGTACTGTTTGAGTAtgtatttttttttagGATATGCAACGATTGTTTTATTAACTATCGTATTTTTAGTCCGGGAGTTCATTCACTGCGCGATCCAAGAACAGGAAATTGGAATTTCGATGCTTCCCTTCATGATATCCCTCATCCAAAGAATTTTGCATTTCATAGATGCTCCCTCTACGTCACTCCATCCCAAGACAAGGTGTGTTCTTgttcaaaagaaaaactaTGTTTTAATTCAACAAACGAGTAGAACCTTTTGGAGCTTGCCCAGCGACACAAGTGTTCTTTTTATGGATCAACGTCAACAGTCGGAAAAGCACTGAGTCAAATTTACTTTGCTCTTAGTGGTCAGTCGCCATCGCAAATAGTGTTGACATTACACTTATGATAACTATTTTAGGTGGCAGAGGCGTTGATACAACATCTTTCAGTCAAGTCTTCTCCACTGAAGTAAGCATTACAACTTAAATCAAAGACATGCAAAATCGGTTTGACCATTTTAACGAAGAGGTCGGATTTTACTCGCGGTGCTGCGTTACCTGCAATGGTAACACTAAGCAAGAAGTCCGAGCTATGTTACTCGATAGATAATGACAAGACATATGATACTGATAATATTCTAAGCGACTTTGTAAGAGTGTGGAATTTGTATTGCAACTGCTGACAGAAACCCAGGGGCATGTCTTGGAGAAGATGctcacttcttcttcccaagaATTCAAACGTTTTTTATTATCAAGTCCGGAGGACACAATTCCAGAGGGAGAGAGACAAAGTACAGAAGCTTACTATTATAAAAAAGTAGATCAGTCGTTCTCTCTAAATATTTGCCAAAGATAACAACCTAGGTTGGTTCTCTATTAATGCGTTCTCAACTCGATTGTTATCACCCCGGTCTTCCCGGTACGGGAGTCTTCGATATTAAAACAAGAGCATGCTTTCCTATCCGATATGATCGGGCGAATTACCTGGTATGTGTTGTCAAAAATTGTATCCAGTTTGACCTATGATTAGGCCAATTCTGTGTATGATGTCTGGAAAGATAAAGGCTATACTGGATCTTATGAGAGAGAGTACGTTTAATCAGGCAAGACAAGGATCCAGGCTGAGAAATTGATATTAGATATTATGATCTATTACGTGCTGCAATGTTGAAGTATAGGTGAGTTTGATTCAGCGTAGGTATTATTCTTGTTGATAAACGGCCCAGTTTCCAAGCTCGTATaggagagatggatgggaTCTTCTTAGCCTATCACAACACATCCCGAATCTACGGCTTTCAATACGTACCACTGTGAGCTTTTCTAAAGAGCTGTTTGAGTGAATTTAATGTTGGCTTTTAGTACTGAGATGGATCAAAGCCTTTTTGGTTCCAGTGAGGTAGCTGAGGTTGTTTTCAAGTTTGTTGTTTCAATATTCGAAATATTACTAGATTCTTGTGTGACTGCTTTTCCTGGAATGGTGTGTTTCACGCATATATATCCATTTGCCACTGATACCCTCTATTAGGATGTCAAGGCACTTATAAGACATACTCCAACTATTCATCGTCACAGCGTGACTGCTTATGTGCAACCAAGGACTTGGGATGAATCACAAGGATCTTGTCCGGTGCAAG
The sequence above is a segment of the Cryptococcus depauperatus CBS 7841 chromosome 5, complete sequence genome. Coding sequences within it:
- a CDS encoding alkylated DNA repair protein AlkB, coding for MGEAIPERTHTAFRLAEKHFKNRAYLNRYPSLLQWKERLIDLSRSQAQEDDEVWQAGWWSPENETELINNQAKKSKQGKEKEKGERANLDTSNLSKLRLKDGAVAYVVAPGCILIPDYMSVSQQLTFLHDSLARYTLPPNPLSLTTHYNLPDNLFDLYVSNPQANVYPKHMTGAIDSQHSASKSQPKSRTLNDTEPASVIGYDEIIARNKNWTGDVPSDKLGIKTAERLMKELRWANLGWIYQWSTKSYNFALDDPIPFPAPLADICSSAVASIPWEQVFSDLSEDEASSYHYQSWSENYKPDTGIVNFYQLNDTLMAHVDRAELDPARPLVSISLGHAAILLLGTASRNDTPTPIILRSGDMLIMSGTGRQSYHGIPRIMEGTLPSHFQLEQNDSPQMRAAKQWISTARININARQVFPPGFKRPR